ATCAGCTTATGCGGACGATGTGAACATCTTTGTCAAGGATCAGCAAGACATCCAAGAATTAGAGGGCAGTCTGTCATTGTATGCGAAGGCTTCATCAGCAAAAGTGAACTGGGGAAAGAGTGAGGCCTgtgtgattggtcagtgggaCGCAGGGAGAGTACCCCGTCTCCCTGGGAACCTGACATGGGGAATAAAAGGGTTAAAAGTCCTCGGTTTGCATATCGGCAGTGAAGTGATAGAGAGGCAGAACTGGGAGGGAGTGCTGGGGAAGGTGCAGGTCAAGTTGTCTAAATGGAAATGGTTGCTTCCCCAGTTGTCCTACAGGGGAAGAAGTCTGATAGTCAATAACCTGGTTGCAGCATCCCTGTGGCACAGACTCTATGTGCTTACTCCTCCACCGGGACTCATGGAGCAACTACAGAGGCTCCTGGTGAATTTCTTTTGGTCGGGTCACCACTGGGTGTGGGCGTCCGTGCTGTACCTCCCTGTGGCAGAGGGGGGCCATGGACTTACAGACATCATCTCAAGGACTGCTGCCTTCAGACTGCTGGCAGCCCAGAGGCTCCTGTACGGCCCCAGCTGTTCCTGTTGAACTCTCCTCAGCACAAACTAACTGGACTCACGCAGTTTTACACCTCTGTGATAGATGCCTGGAGGACACTCAACTTCACGAGACCTCCTGACCCCGCGCCTGGGATGTGGCTCTTTGAGGAGCCACTGTTTGATAATGGTTTCCTGGTCACTTCAGTCCTGACATCCACACCCACTTCAACAACGgtaaaaaacaagttcagggAGGCAGGAATAGTGAAGCTGGGCCACCTGACCCGGACGTCACTTGAGAGGCTGGCAGAGGTGACGGGAATTCGATCCACCAGAGGTCTGCAGAGCCTCGTGGACGAGGTGTGGCAGGCACTGCCCCAGGCTCTGCGGACCTTCGCCCAGAACAAAAGTCAGGCGGACCAGTGGACCAAAACACAGGAATACGGGTTCCCCATCCTGAAGGTGAGTCCTGCAGTGGGGGAGTAGACAGAAGAGAGCGGCCGACTGCTAACCCTCAGGACTCCAGCACTGGGGACCTTCAACACCTCTGGAGGGAAACAACTGTACCACAGCTGCGTGAAGGTCCTGAACTGTCGCTCTATTGCAGGAGTCAGGGAGTCCAGATGGATTGAGGTTTTTGGCTCAGACTATTCCCCTAGTGGCAGCTGGCGGGTCCTGTATAAACCTCCGGTGGAGAGACGGATGGCAGACATCCAGTGGAGAATTATACATGGAGCTCtagctacaaacagatacagagctcACCTGGACCCAAGCACTGAGGGGGGTTGTCCATTCTGTTCACTGCCTGAGACCCTGGAGCACCTAGTGGTGTCCTGTCCCAGGTTAGCTGACATGTTTAAACAGATGcaggagtgggtgggggggttaggaGAGGTTTTCTCGTTGCCACTTTTTGTGTTTGGACCCAAGTAcacagcaagaaaaaaacatactatggttttaatgaattttcttttttctaatgcaAAGATGGCAACCTGGATtagtagaaaaaataaaatggctgGGGGAGGCTGGACAGATCCACTGCGATGTTTGAGGGGGTTTGTGGCAGCTCGGCTGAGCATTGAAAATGCGTATTTTACACTTACTAGCAATTTGGAGGGTTCCAGggctgtgtggggggtgggacAGGTCCTGTGCTCACTGGGGGAGAACCAGTCTCTGGTTTTAACATTTTAGGGTTGGTGTatgatgtgtgcgtgtatataatgtttttatcccTTGTCTTTTCCAAAAAATGTTTGAGTAATTAAGAGCTATTTGACAATGtctcttaaataaagttatttaaaagtcaaaaaagTCTTCATCTCAGGGACTGCTGCCTTCAGACTGCAGGCAGCCCAGAGGCTCCTGTACGGCCCCACACTGTGCTGGTCGGCTGTGGCACGCCTGCTGCTCTGGAGAGCCGGGGGCCTTGGTTATGACAAACAGCTGTTCCTGTTGAACTCTCCTCAGTACAAACTAActgaacgacaagagacgggccctACGTAACAAATACATATGCAAGGGCTGTTcgcttttctattgcccttcgtgcgCGTGCTTGTCTTTCCTTTCCTACCCCTCATTCATGAGTTAAAAACTATGagatcaacaacaacactgttgttgtggttttgctaTGAGCTTGAATGGGGGTGAGTGAaggggtgtgtgtttttttctatcaTTGTTAGCATTGAAAGTACTTTGTGTTATAGTGTTTGTATTAAAAGTAAGccataaataaagtaatattTGAACGGTAAAAAGTACATGTTTACATGCTACAATTTACAAAATACCTTCACATACTTCACACGTGTGTACATTGTGGATACACAGAGTGTTGTTGACACCAAAGTCTTCATTtgtaatatgaatgtgttattggcCATACAAATCAGAGAAGACTTGATCTATTGATCAATAGGTAACACATTGACAGGTTAACAGAGATGTCTCACACACGGGTCAAATCGTGCAAACGTTTGCCAtgatttaatgattattttacacaaatcaTGATTACAATAATAAACGGAAACATGTATCCCAGTGTTACTATGATGAGCAAAATTTGGTATTTACTAAGAAGAGAAATTGCAAATTCCAGTAAGGCTTAAACATTTTCGGGAAAAGAAATGATGGAACCTGTTGACTTTTTGCAttaaatgagagaaatgtgccacaatattaaattaatcattGCTTGAAGTGTATATTTTATCAAATTGAAAATTCAACATGGATATGAACTGTAGCGCTAATGGCATGATCTTCAGCGGGAAACGTCAGGGCTCTGATAGGAAGTCTGGCTCAACTTCACCAGGAGCCCCGGCCATCAGCGGTGTGTTTGCTGCCTGCACAATTTCTTGACTTTATTACAAAGGAATCATCAGCAGGTGCTTGTTTTCACTCGGTCTCtctgaacaaacatgtggagCAGCGGGGAAACGGGTTTTGGTGGGGCTGTGGTGCTTTTGAACTCATTTAAGGAGAGAAACTAGTGGGAAAAGCCGCGGAGCAGCGCTGCTCACCGCGGTGAACGGGTCGTGTTTGGAGGCTCCACCGACGAAATGCAGAGAGCATCAGAGCTCGTCATGACTTCAATATGAAGACAAATAAGTCCGCTACCTGCTGCCTCACTGTCAGCCTCCAGCACCGCTCACCCACTGACTTTTAAGTCGTTTATcagtgaagagaaaacacaagtgtcTCGGCGTTCCCACTGCACACAGGAGCAGCGGCTCGACTGAGTCTTCACGGTTCTCATGATGTGTTCAAGTACCGCCTCCCGACCAGGACTCCTCAACAGTCCTGTAACTCACACCGATAGTTCTTCGTTGATCTAAACGCAACGAGAAAGATGTCAGAAGCCGCTCCAGCTCCGGCTCCAGCCGCCGCCAAGGTTAAAGCGGTCAAGAAGAAGGTCGTGAAACCGAAGGCCGCCGGCCCCGGCGTCAGTGAGCTCATCGTGAAAGCCGTGTCCGCGTCCAAGGAGCGCAGTGGCGCGTCAGTGTCCGCCCTCAAGAAGGCTCTGGCTGCCGGAGGCTACGATGTGGAGAAGAACAACTCCCGCGTCAACACCACCATCAAGAAGCTGGTGGTCAGCGGGACCCTGGTCCAGACCAGGGGAACCGGGGCCACGGGCTCGTTCAAGATGAGCAAGAAGGTGGACAGCAAGGTCCAGAAGGCGGTGAAGAAGGCCGCTCCCAAAGCGAAGAAGCCCGCCGCCAAGAAACCTGCAGTGGCTAAAAAGCCCAAGGCAGCCAAGAAGCCAGCAGCCGCTAAAAAGTCCCCGAAGAAGGTGACGAAACCAGCAGCGGCCAAGAAGGTGGCGAAGAGCCCGAAGAAGGTGGCGAAGAGCCCCAAGAAAGTGGCAAAGAGCCCCAAGAAGATGGGGAAAAAGGCGCCTGCTGCAAAGAAATCCCCCGCGAAGAGGGTCGCCAAGCCCAAAGCGAAGAAGACAGCAGCCAAGAAGAAGTGAGCTGTCCTCACTGCGATACATGTCCATCCTGGTaaaaggctcttttaagagccacacaaGTCTATCCACAAAGAGCTGAGTCCTCATCATTCACCACCACTGTTAAGAAATATGTAGAGACAGAGTTCTTAGGTATAGGGAGTCAAGTTGGTTAGACAAATATGAAATGTCTTTCTGACAATGTTAAGATGTAGGAGTTAGTTCATATAAAAACGTCAAATAGTATAAAGCATAGTCTAGACTCTGTGTGAAGGAGTAGCCGACtcctactgacacacacacacacacacacacacatacatcatgTAACATGATGTTCAGCGGTATCCGATTTACTTCATATACCACACTTCCTAAAGATTGTGCCCCTGTTGTTATATTTATCGTAGTTTTCTCGTGTCTTTCTTTGCTGAATATATAAGTGACAGCTGCTTAGAAATCACATCATATAACCACACTGTACTGTAGTAGCATCAGGCAGCCAGCAGATGGAGCTGCTCTCCAAATTATAGGAGTTGGAACAACGTCCCATACCAGACGAACTCTCGTCCGTGTCCTGTCAGAAGCTTTCTTTTCCAGTAGCTCAGCTTCTCCTGTTTTATTGCAGCTACGTGTTGACTCATCAAAATGAGCTCTGTAGCTGCATCACCTTGATCAGTGGCTGTCATTAAACTAAAGTCTTGATGAACTCTCACCAGACACTGCAACACCAACAGACGGAAAGTCACAAGGTTAAGTTTACTCAAAGGGAGTAGAAGTGTTTTTGTCCaggtgatgtttttctcagatttatttttaaaacaccgAGTACATTTTTCAGAGTATAATTCAGAAAAACCAAGCTCTTTTAATCCTGTTTCAGGACCATGGACAGAGCtgttggttttgtttaggaGCTGCACTTCAACAGTTTGATGCTCTTGATGGATGTTGTTTAGCAGAGTGCAGCGGCTTTACGCCTCAAGTCCGTGCAGAGGTGAAATGTGAGATAATTGTATCTAGATAACTAAAACAAAATTAGCGCTGTGACCACAAATTAAGTAAGTGTTGTCGACATAACTCATTTCATATTTCACTCAAGCTCATGGAGAGCAAAGCGGATTTTACAGATTAAGCAAAGGTACAAGAGTGATTGTTTATGACTACATTACTCTGTAAATAAGTTTGTAGGATGTGTAATGAATAGATATATTTAGTTCACATCCTAGATTTACTCCATGACAAATGTAAAGAGGTTGAAAGCTGAATTAAATACGTTGTACCCACAGTCGTTTCTATTTCATTAGGATgatatgtgttgtttttgcatttatgCTGTACATCCTGGCAGGTGCCTTTCATGAGTGATTGTGTCCTCACTATAGGACACGTACAGctgacacagaaaaaaaacacccacgAATACGTGCTAACCGCTGATATCCCTACAATGACTTTagcttgtttatttttcaagttGATGAGTGACATGAGGAGTTTTGCTCTTTGGAGGTGAGTgagtggctcttaaaagagcctttgTGTCGATGGTGTCAAGCGGCTTTGCTTTACTTGGACTTGGTGGCCTTCTCGGTCTTCTTGGGCAACAGCACAGCCTGGATGTTGGGCAGCACGCCGCCCTGAGCGATGGTCACTCCGCCCAGGAGTTTGTTGAGCTCCTCGTCGTTGCGGACGGCCAGCTGCAGGTGGCGGGGGATGATACGGCTCTTCTTGTTGTCGCGGGCGGCGTTTCCAGCCAGCTCCAGGATCTCAGCGGTCAGGTACTCCAGCACTGCCGCCAGGTAGACGGGGGCGCCGGCACCAACGCGATGTGCGTAGTTGCCTTTACGCAGCAGCCTGTGAACACGACCGACGGGGAACTGGAGCCCAGCGCGGGAAGAGCGGGTCTTTGCCTTGGCTCTGGCCTTTCCGCCGGTTTTGCCTCTGCCTGACATGATGGATGTAGATTGGTTCCTTGAAACACGTCAAGAGAAAGTACGGTGAAAAGCTCGAACAATCAGTTTTATATCCGCGGATCGAGCGGGACGGTTCATGCCAGACCAACCAGAGTATCAGCCTcccgcagagcagtggaggacgGCCGGCACTTTCCTCCAATAGGCAGCAGGACTCGGGCGGTGGGTTGCTCCTTTGGGCGACGCTGAGCTCCAGGAGGAGCCTCTCACCATGTCACGGCTGCCTCCGTAGTTTAAAAGCAGAGTGTCTCTCCACCGCTTCACTCTTTCTCCCGATCGCAGAGACAAGAAACAAAATGGCAAGAACCAAGCAGAccgctcgtaaatccaccggaggcaaagcccccaggaagcagctggccaCTAAGGCTGCACGTAAGAGCGCCCCGGccaccggcggcgtgaagaagcctcaccgttacaggcccggtaccgtggctctgagagagatccgtcgctaccagaaatccacggagctgctgatccgcaagctgcccttccagcgcctggtgagagaaatcgCTCAGGATttcaagaccgacctgcgcttccagagctccgctgtcatggctctgcaggaggccagcgaggcttACCTGGTCGGCCTGTTCGAGGACACCAACCTGTGCGCCATCCACGCCAAGAGGGTTACCATCATGCCcaaggacatccagctggcccgccgcatccgCGGAGAGAGAgcataaactgctgctgctccactgacgataacaacggctcttttaagagccacttcACTGCCCTCAAGACAAAAGTCCTCCGTTGCCCTGCTTGTTAAAGACAGTTAATACATATAACTAACTCAAGAATTGACTGCAGATCCTAAAGTACATATTAATACCATTGgagtaataaataaattaagttattaCAATTACAGTCATTCATTTATAATCCAGTAATTACAGTACATTACAATccatatttttagacatttaactttaatccgatttacaaaataattgaaCAAATGACCGTTGTCATTATATGTcattatactatatataaaaGAGTTTGCAGTTAAATATTTGTTGCATTAGTAGCTCTGCATAGAATACAAGCAACAAAGACTAATCTAAGACACGGCCAGCAACATGATTTCCACGGCAACCACATCAaagtcttttcaaaacaaaacaagcaccTGCTGATGATCCCTTTGTAATAAAGTCACGTTTTTGTGCAGGCAGCCAACACACCGCTGATGGCCGAGGCTCCTGGGAAAGTTGAGCCCGACTTCCTATCAGAGCCATGAACGTTTCATGCTGAGGATGCTGGAGAGTCGTTCTATAATTAGGACCTAATTTAATATCCATGTTGAAGTAGTCAATTTTACTAGATGTACACTTTAAGCAATGATCAAATTAATATTGTGGCACATTTCTCTCATGTAATACAAAAAGTCAACAGGTTGTATCATTTATTTTGCAGCATATGTCTTTGCTTTACTGGAATTTTAAATGTCTCTGCTGTCTGATTTAGTAAACACCTACATTGACTCTTCACATTAACACTAGGATACAtgtatattattttaatcattatttgtttaaaataatcattaaaacatgacaaatgtttttgaaaaaactaTTTGTCTCGTGAGTGAGAGATCTCAGTCAACCTGTCCATATGTTACCTATTGATCAAGTCTTCTCAGACTGTTATAgccaataacacattcatattacaATTGAAGGCTTTAGtgtcaacaaacacactgtgagtccagaatgtacacacatgtgcagtatgtgaaagtgtttgtgtagatTGCCGTGGGTAAGTGGTAGCATGTAAACATGTTATTTGAACCattcaaatatactttatttatgtagTGCTTTATAAACAGGCACTATAACACAAAGTACCTCCCATGCTTGACATAAAAAagcacccccctccccttcacTCACACCCATCCAAAATCTTAGCATAACAATGttataatgttatatatatattttaacaatgTAATAACAGTGTTGCTGTTAATCTCACAGTTTTCAACTCATGAATCAAAGGTAGGAAAGCAAAGGCAAAGTGGAGAGATGGTCACTGTGCTCAGGAGTTTGATGAGCTCCTCGTCGTTGTAGACTGACAGCTACAGGTGGCGGGGGGGCGAAAATATCATGTCAAGGATGCCACCACACAACCAGGACTTCTTTTTCTAAGGTCCATTTCTGTAAATTAAACCCTATAGTACAAAAGAATCCAGCAGAATGACAGGTTGAAATCAGCAACAGTTTCCAGCATACTTGAGGTGATTTTAAAACTGGTCAGTATCCAAAGATGCCTAATGAAAGATGAACATAGACACACTGGCCCCCCCGGACTAATAATAAATGGGCATGTTCATAACACTATCAAAAACGATTCCCGTCTAGCATCAAGTGCGTACACTGCTTGAGCTGCACTAACACTTTTGTACAGCTACAACATGATTTTTAGGGCtgataaaacaaatctttgcttgttttttttatataaaagaccACGTTTAAAGAGTCACTGTCTATTGACTATTAGATTGTTATGTCTTAGTTGTACTTTCACCTTCTTATAGTCCTTGGGGTCAACTTTTTGTGGCAATGTTTAACGTCAATAGAAAACTAGTTAactttcacatttcacactttTCAATGGGGACAGCCAGTAAAAATTGTTAACACTTGCTTTTGGTGGGTGGTTGTGTTTTACGTGCAAGTGTAGTCCTCTGACTTTGAGGAGCAAGGATCTCATAGGCTTCTTTGCAATACGATTATGACCACCAGGGGGGGAACAGCTCCTCGTGAATAACAGCAATCACTGATTTGAGACAGAGGAAAAGTCCTGCAGTAAATTCTGCtattggatttaaaaaataattgttttcatgAGTAGAAGTTTAGAGAAGTTTGCGGGATGTTTAGAATGTATTCACATGATTTTCCTCTTCAATTTAATTAACCACAGCTACATTACTAGTTAAAAGTGGCTGTTGAAATATTGCTGGACATGTGAGAGTCAGGACAGTTTGTCTtcatagagaaagtgtgtggctcttaaaagagccgttgGTTTGATGTCTCCGCAGAGGCATTTACTTGGAGCTGGTGTACTTGGTCACGGCCTTGGTGCCCTCAGACACGGCGTGTTTAGCCAGCTCCCCGGGCAGCAGCAGGCGGACGGCGGTCTGAATCTCCCTGGAGGTGATGGTGGAGCGCTTGTTGTAATGAGCCAGACGAGAGGCCTCACCGGCGATGCGCTCGAAGATGTCGCTCACGAAGGAGTTCATGATGCCCATGGCCTTGGAGGAGATCCCGGTGTCGGGGTGGACCTGCTTCAGCACTTTGTACACGTAGATGGCGTAGCTCTCCTTCCTggactttctcctcttctttccaccCTTTCCGGGGGCCTTGGCCACCGCTTTCTTGGAGCCCTTCTTGGGCGCAGGCTTCACTATGTCAGGCATCGTCACGATATTGTTCGTTCAAATGAATACAGACGCTGGTGGCCAGGATGTATTTGAACACATCACATGTAAATCAGTATGTGCCGTTCCCTCTCTGTCATTGGCTGAATGTGCAGCACGTGGGAGTGTCTCCGTGTTCATGAGTCCACTATTCTGCTGCTGACAGAGGTTGAACTGTAGAGCTCAACGGTAACTTTTGGAAGGTTAAGAAAAAATGCAAGATGTCTGAaacgtattattatttatggtgGTATCACATTagtatcatttaaaacaatctgAACCAAAGCAACCTGATAAATACACAGCTCTAAATGAGAAGGGAACAGCTCCTCCAAGATAGAACATCCAAACGTGCAGGAGCAAGAAGGTTTGTTGTGTGCCGTGGAAGAGcatcaacccatcagcaggaacGGTATCGGCTCCTTTGTGCCTGGAACATAAACAGGTGTAGCTGGCCAATAGGGAGCCGCCCTCCcaaagaaaagaagggaaaaagaTGATCGTGATAAATTTGGCACCTTTTTATTATAATCGTCATTATTGTTATACCTGTATTAAATTAGACAAATCCTATAGACACTTGGTCCTGCCTGCTGCCTTTGAATATTACAGTCCAATTAGCTGCTGCGTCAAGACCTGTTTAATAGAGTACAGGGAGATTTTATCCGGTTGAAATTCGCCCACATCACTTGGATAGACTTTCATATTAAGACGTTGTCTTTCAAAGcagagacagcacacacacaaacacacacacacacacacacacacacacacacacacacacacacacacacacacacacacacacacacacacacacacacacacacatactcacacacacacacacacacacacacacacatgttccaagtgtgctgttttgataagtaatgtttgctagaaattcttgtactgcctgtatgctgatttttgccaatttatagcagtttgtgttgtctctgagacaaagttgttatgtctttgggctttgtggtgatttatcagagacggccagggcttacctggctgcttttcatcgaggcttactctgttttgcaaggggaacaaaagggctggagaccagaacattgataaagtaattcaatgtcatttcacacaagtgtttgctccactcatttcacacaagtgtttgcttcacttcaacaagtcctttaccaaaaggggatgatgtgatactgaaggcctttggattgtgtgaatatgcatgggaggcaccgtgagccaagcaactgtgtctgagaaacaaaagcctgtctccaatgcctccaactcatacttacctggcaggggagataccatgatcatgaaggtggttcacccagggcgaggctcagccattgcacttcggctgtgctgacccgtgcgaattccccaaatgtgggaatctcgactgcataatttgtggtagtgggggactgcgtccgcgctctcccctgatcatcatgttcaattgcaataagagcctgacactgggcctattttttaggtttggttgtagtgcatgttttttccaacacaatgcactcactaatgccactgattgtggtagaagtataatttaacagcaaatagacggggtcactcctgttccaagtgggctgttttgataagtaatgtttgctagaaattcttgtactgcctgtatgctgacttttgccaatttatagcagtttgtgttgtctctgagacaaagttgttatgtctttgggctttgtggtgatttatcagagacggccagggcttacctggctgcttttcatcgaggcttactctgttttgcaaggggaacaaaagggctggagaccagaacattgataaagtaattcaatgtcatttcacacaagtgtttgctccactcatttcacacaagtgtttgcttcacttcaacacgTCCTCTACTTTACTACTTTAGATGGTTACACAATCAATCAAGTGCTGTGTTTTATCTTAGTGTGTATTGCAACAGGGTCTCCATTACCAGTGAGTGAGTCGATAGGTCAGTCAGGTTCCAGAGGGCTGCAGTGTAAGGCCGTTGCTAAACTCCCGCAGAACAAGGACATGTAGAGGACACTTGTGTGTTCTTCATAGCAACAAAAGTAGTTGCTCAGTGCTAAATTTAGATATGCGCTAAAtggctttgtgtctttgtgaataTATTAacatatgcgtgtgtgtgtgtgagcttctgTGTATTCATGTTAATGTCAGGGGGTGACTCATTTTTCACCTACAtgtgtttctgcacagacttgAAGCGTAAAGCGGCTGCGCTCTGCTCCTCAACATCCATTCAGATCAAAAATCTGGGGAGGGTGCAGCACCTTAAACAGACAGCTCTGACCATGGTCCTCAAGCAAGATTTGTAATTCTACTCTGAAACTTAACTAAGTGTTTCTAATCATAAAgccggggagggagggagggaggggggggtgcctTATTGTAGTGACAGCCCCTGATCAAGTTGATGCAGCTACAGAGCTCATTTTCAAAActcagaacagagaagaagatgcAATAACTGGAGAAGCTGAGCTActggaaaacaaagcttctgACAAGACATGTAGGAGAGTTCAACTGGTAGTGGACGTTGTTCCGGTTCACGTAATTTGGACAGCAGCGCCATCTGCTGGCTGCCTCATGTCACTACAGTAGATGTACATGTGTATGATGCGAGGCTGCAATTGTCATTTATCTAAGCAGCTCACCCGCAACTTCAGTATTTCTTATGCcaatgtgtatatatgtttatgtatatataactgtcattaaactatatatttgtataaatattaacagtataaatataaactgtCTTTAGGTGTCACTTATATATTTAGCAATTAAAGACCAGAGGAAACTACGattactaaacaaaataattaatgtGAATTGTGAACCCATTTCAACTAAGGAATATGGTATATGAAGTCCATAAGAAATAGCTGCAGATCATGTCAACATCGTTAAAAATTGTACACTTTAATTTGGTGTTTTGATATGAAATAACTTCTAAATATTGACAATTAAGGGAAATACTCCAAGAACGACTGATTGGTGTTGAGCAGAGGATGTGAGCTCTCATTGACTCggtgtgtggctcttaaaagagccgttgtGTTGTTGAGCTGTTGGAAAGTGTGTTTATCCGCCGAAGCCGTACAGAGTGCGGCCCTGTCTCTTCAGAGCATACACCACGTCCATGGCGGTCACGGTCTTCCTCTTGGCGTGCTCGGTGTAGGTGACAGCATCGCGGATCACGTTCTCCAGGAAAACCTTCAACACGCCGCGGGTCTCCTCGTAGATCAGACCGGAGATACGCTTCACTCCGCCACGGCGAGCCAGGCGGCGGATGGCGGGCTTGGTGATTCCCTGGATGTTATCACGGAGAACTTTGCGGTGA
This Limanda limanda chromosome 12, fLimLim1.1, whole genome shotgun sequence DNA region includes the following protein-coding sequences:
- the LOC133015152 gene encoding histone H1-like, with the protein product MSEAAPAPAPAAAKVKAVKKKVVKPKAAGPGVSELIVKAVSASKERSGASVSALKKALAAGGYDVEKNNSRVNTTIKKLVVSGTLVQTRGTGATGSFKMSKKVDSKVQKAVKKAAPKAKKPAAKKPAVAKKPKAAKKPAAAKKSPKKVTKPAAAKKVAKSPKKVAKSPKKVAKSPKKMGKKAPAAKKSPAKRVAKPKAKKTAAKKK
- the LOC133015643 gene encoding histone H2A-like, yielding MSGRGKTGGKARAKAKTRSSRAGLQFPILELAGNAARDNKKSRIIPRHLQLAVRNDEELNKLLGGVTIAQGGVLPNIQAVLLPKKTEKATKSK
- the LOC133015155 gene encoding histone H2B-like — encoded protein: MPDIVKPAPKKGSKKAVAKAPGKGGKKRRKSRKESYAIYVYKVLKQVHPDTGISSKAMGIMNSFVSDIFERIAGEASRLAHYNKRSTITSREIQTAVRLLLPGELAKHAVSEGTKAVTKYTSSK
- the LOC133015157 gene encoding histone H4; its protein translation is MSGRGKGGKGLGKGGAKRHRKVLRDNIQGITKPAIRRLARRGGVKRISGLIYEETRGVLKVFLENVIRDAVTYTEHAKRKTVTAMDVVYALKRQGRTLYGFGG